One stretch of Niallia sp. XMNu-256 DNA includes these proteins:
- a CDS encoding sigma 54-interacting transcriptional regulator — translation MDLEEHAYILLQQILEQSFDEIFITDGKGRIVFAGEDAEKLFGTSHDKMMGRNIFQLEEEGVFSPSVIASVLKSKKEETLIQETKTNRNLIISGYPIFDESNTLIGAISFSRDITEFEYLKKENEQVAKAIQEYREEIAELKKKSTHPFYIKNTKMQKVINVVEKVADLGITVLLEGESGVGKNHIANMIHQMSSRRKEPFIEINCGAIPESLIESELFGYEDGAFTGAKRGGKKGYFESAAGGTLFLDEIGELPMNLQVKLLSVLQNQTFMRVGGSKRIEMKCRIICATNQNLEEMIANKQFREDLYYRINVVKVTIPPLRERREEMIPLIYDIIEEFNTKYGMDKRFTPGVVAWLNGQDWPGNVRELRNFIEKIIVTTESRDIDITTISDITNEDSINRSEQDLTLEEYLESVEKEFIVKMYEKYPSSIQLGKKLGISQSTANRKIQKYIGRP, via the coding sequence ATGGATTTAGAAGAACACGCATATATACTTTTACAACAAATATTGGAACAGTCCTTTGATGAGATTTTTATTACGGATGGAAAGGGAAGGATCGTCTTTGCGGGGGAAGATGCAGAGAAATTATTCGGAACCTCGCATGACAAAATGATGGGGCGAAATATTTTTCAGTTAGAAGAAGAAGGTGTTTTTTCTCCGTCTGTTATTGCGAGTGTATTAAAAAGTAAGAAAGAAGAAACGCTTATCCAAGAAACAAAAACCAATAGAAATCTAATCATTTCAGGATATCCAATTTTTGATGAATCGAATACATTGATTGGAGCGATTAGCTTTTCTAGAGATATAACCGAATTTGAATACCTCAAAAAAGAAAATGAACAAGTCGCAAAAGCGATACAAGAATATCGAGAAGAGATTGCAGAACTGAAAAAGAAATCCACTCATCCTTTTTATATTAAAAACACCAAAATGCAAAAGGTGATAAATGTTGTGGAAAAAGTTGCAGATTTAGGAATTACCGTTCTGCTGGAGGGTGAGTCCGGAGTTGGTAAAAATCATATCGCTAATATGATTCACCAAATGTCATCAAGAAGAAAGGAGCCGTTTATTGAAATTAACTGTGGGGCGATCCCTGAATCCTTGATTGAATCTGAACTATTTGGTTATGAAGATGGAGCCTTTACAGGGGCAAAAAGAGGAGGAAAGAAGGGATACTTTGAAAGTGCCGCCGGAGGAACTCTTTTTCTAGATGAAATTGGTGAACTTCCAATGAACCTTCAAGTAAAGCTCTTATCTGTTTTACAGAACCAGACGTTTATGCGGGTTGGTGGAAGCAAGAGAATTGAGATGAAGTGTAGAATTATTTGTGCGACCAATCAAAACTTGGAAGAAATGATTGCGAACAAACAGTTTAGAGAAGATTTATACTATCGAATTAATGTCGTCAAAGTAACCATACCGCCATTGCGAGAGCGGAGGGAGGAAATGATTCCATTAATCTATGATATTATTGAAGAATTTAATACAAAGTATGGGATGGATAAGCGTTTTACACCAGGGGTGGTTGCCTGGCTTAATGGGCAAGATTGGCCAGGAAATGTCCGGGAATTGCGGAATTTTATTGAAAAAATTATTGTTACGACAGAGTCCCGAGATATCGATATTACAACGATTTCTGATATAACAAATGAGGATTCGATAAACAGGTCTGAGCAAGACCTCACTTTGGAAGAATACTTAGAAAGTGTAGAAAAGGAGTTTATTGTAAAAATGTACGAAAAATACCCAAGTAGCATTCAATTAGGAAAAAAATTAGGAATTAGCCAATCCACCGCCAATCGGAAAATCCAGAAATATATAGGTAGACCGTAG
- a CDS encoding aminodeoxychorismate/anthranilate synthase component II, with the protein MILLIDNYDSFTFNLVQYIKKIGEEVEVIRNDQVSLDDIEKRKPDHLLISPGPGTPDTAGICLDIVHRFHQEIPILGVCLGHQVIAQAFGGKVRKASKPMHGKISIMDHDQSQIFEGIASPCQITRYHSLVVDESTLPDCLEISAKSEDGEIMALRHKDYKVEGVQFHPEAILTENGLQIIQNFFKN; encoded by the coding sequence TTGATCTTATTAATAGATAATTATGACTCATTTACATTTAACTTAGTTCAATATATAAAAAAAATTGGCGAAGAGGTTGAAGTCATTCGAAATGACCAAGTATCTTTAGATGATATTGAAAAGCGGAAACCAGATCATCTGCTCATTTCCCCTGGGCCCGGAACACCTGACACTGCAGGGATTTGTTTAGATATCGTCCACCGGTTCCATCAGGAGATTCCTATATTAGGCGTCTGCTTAGGTCATCAAGTAATCGCCCAAGCTTTTGGAGGGAAAGTCAGGAAAGCAAGCAAACCGATGCATGGAAAAATTTCCATTATGGACCATGATCAAAGTCAGATTTTCGAAGGGATCGCTTCCCCATGTCAGATAACAAGATATCATTCGTTAGTTGTTGATGAATCAACCTTACCAGACTGCCTTGAAATTAGTGCGAAGAGTGAAGACGGGGAAATCATGGCCCTTCGTCATAAAGATTATAAAGTCGAAGGTGTTCAGTTCCACCCGGAAGCTATTTTGACTGAAAATGGACTTCAGATTATCCAAAACTTTTTTAAAAATTAA